One window of the Salvia miltiorrhiza cultivar Shanhuang (shh) chromosome 6, IMPLAD_Smil_shh, whole genome shotgun sequence genome contains the following:
- the LOC130987840 gene encoding uncharacterized protein LOC130987840, translating to MNILAWNIRGISSSMALLSHYCSLYQPCFLGIFEPKTRFSGIPSSFWRSLHLAPVHQNSRDRRRSNIWVFADPALVPTVVFSSAQVVVIQCTIMGIDCTLAFTHASSNYVERRQLWLDMIPFIVGHFLIIGDFNAILGAHERRGRRVPASTPCTEFRAFIDEHNLIQPDSSGPFFTWTDRRRFPSPIESVLDRALFSQAFEDMWYSINSMVLPRLGSDHSPILLKCQDTATPPKGRRFRFLNMWCLHEGFLDQVRASWSQPLDCLCPMVRVMKKLKRLRPTLKTWNKDTFGNYNVTLADLQQDLSSLQENIDERGYTDELFDQEVNLQARIGSVLLRKSEHLRQQSRVSWLSDGDRNTRFFHSMVKWRRSNQNIKKLNIDGVISEDPGVMAAHVIHFYEDLFSEPISPPVDRSWISGYIPASVSPAQSDMLVATPSAEDIRLTVFSMDMNSSPGPDGFNGAFFKHSWEVVGEDLIAAVRRFFTHSYLPQGLNSNLLCLLPKKTDAVLVSDFRPIVLGNFLFKVITKILASRLNEVAAVIVSANQFGFISGRSIQECILLASEGVNCMERSIQGRNMALKVDIRKAFDTLNWDFVEVVLDCFGFLQTFRHWIRVIFQSARISVLFNGEQHGYFGCSRGVRQGDPLSPVLFALAEEVLSSMLSDAADRGFIARMRMSRSLLFPSHLLYADDVLLFCKATWRSCRMIESILHIYALVSGQFCNKAKSKVFFGKGVSVQLRRRLQRDLGFSTGSLPFIYLGVPIFAGRASAARLISTRDRIIAHFPRWQGMQLSMAGRLCLVTSVIQSAAVHSMLIYRWPTKLLHDLDRACRSFIWTGCTTSRPKSSVAWNRVCAPKTQGGLNVKSFTHISQSFMLRLGWLLITADSMGFQLFRQRYLDACLRPRSPWFSSTIWLGTRAAIQTLVSDTHCSIGSGSTILFWTDNWLGYRLVDRIGIPDTFHHALLQPISDYYFDYTWHFTLNFLQIFPDIAFDIVSVPISEGEDRRAWTHSHFGEVSASLASDHIRPCFPTVDWGKWIWAPFIPMRRSIVTWRVILGRLATASSLRRSGLVGPGWCPLCRNANEDIDHLFWDCTFARQIWRSLFGWFRVDSPLIHDIGSLLLWAMKVQTSKQVVNLWRMGVMSTIWSIWNIRNRVVFDAASVSERALSIQIKSFILETSQLCTGEMANSVEDLLILHGLGVPSRPRRPTSFVYVFWIPPPTPWRKINIDGSVHGSPPLIHAGGVIRDSSSVLGCFHFSAGRGWAFEAELLALIIALEQSVNHGWRHVWIETDCAYLVDLFSSRSDTVPWRFFSRWRKVLSSLAGFHFIITHIYREGNRVADCLASSVAEEGYWNFTIPDILQLVKDDRRQLPYIRVVN from the coding sequence ATGAATATCTTAGCATGGAATATTAGAGGCATCTCTTCCTCTATGGCTCTTCTTTCACACTACTGCAGCCTTTATCAACCgtgttttcttggtattttcGAGCCTAAGACACGGTTCTCTGGGATCCCAAGTTCTTTTTGGCGTTCTTTACATCTCGCTCCGGTGCATCAAAATTCACGGGACAGACGGCGCTCCAATATTTGGGTGTTTGCTGACCCCGCTTTAGTACCGACGGTTGTTTTTTCCTCTGCTCAGGTGGTGGTCATTCAGTGTACTATTATGGGGATTGATTGCACTCTGGCTTTCACTCATGCTTCTTCTAACTATGTTGAGCGTCGCCAGCTTTGGTTAGATATGATTCCTTTTATTGTGGGTCATTTCCTTATAATTGGGGATTTTAATGCTATCTTAGGGGCCCATGAGCGGAGGGGAAGACGTGTCCCTGCTTCTACCCCTTGTACTGAGTTCAGGGCCTTCATTGATGAACATAACTTGATCCAGCCGGACTCTTCGGGTCCGTTTTTCACATGGACTGACCGTCGGAGATTTCCTTCCCCGATTGAATCGGTCCTGGACCGTGCTCTTTTCTCTCAAGCTTTCGAAGATATGTGGTACTCTATCAATTCGATGGTTCTTCCTAGACTTGGATCCGATCACTCCCCCATTCTGTTGAAATGCCAGGACACGGCTACTCCTCCCAAGGGTCGTCGATTtcgttttcttaatatgtggtgCTTACACGAGGGATTTCTGGATCAGGTCCGTGCTTCTTGGTCCCAACCGCTGGATTGTCTCTGCCCGATGGTTCGGGTTATGAAAAAGCTGAAACGTCTTCGCCCGACTCTCAAGACATGGAATAAGGACACTTTTGGGAATTACAATGTTACCCTCGCCGATCTTCAGCAGGATCTGAGTTCACTTCAGGAGAATATTGACGAACGAGGGTATACAGATGAGCTCTTTGATCAAGAGGTTAACTTGCAAGCTCGCATAGGATCGGTCCTTCTGCGTAAGTCTGAGCATCTGCGGCAGCAAAGTAGGGTCTCTTGGCTTTCTGATGGAGATAGGAACACTCGCTTCTTCCATTCTATGGTTAAGTGGCGTCGTTCCAATCAAAATATTAAGAAGCTTAATATTGATGGGGTTATCTCGGAGGACCCGGGTGTCATGGCAGCCCATGTGATTCATTTTTATGAGGATCTCTTTTCGGAGCCGATTTCTCCGCCGGTGGATAGATCTTGGATTTCCGGTTACATTCCAGCTTCAGTCTCCCCTGCCCAGTCTGACATGCTCGTTGCTACTCCCTCTGCTGAGGATATTCGGCTGACTGTTTTCTCCATGGACATGAATAGTTCCCCTGGACCAGACGGGTTTAACGGCGCTTTCTTTAAGCATTCGTGGGAGGTGGTTGGGGAGGACCTTATTGCTGCCGTTCGTCGGTTCTTCACTCATAGCTATCTTCCCCAGGGCCTTAATTCCAACTTGCTTTGCCTTCTCCCAAAGAAGACTGATGCGGTTCTTGTCTCTGACTTCCGACCTATTGTGTTGGGAAATTTCCTTTTCAAGGTCATCACCAAGATTCTTGCCTCTAGGTTGAACGAGGTAGCTGCTGTTATTGTCTCGGCCAATCAGTTTGGGTTTATCTCTGGGCGTTCTATACAGGAATGTATTCTGCTGGCCTCTGAAGGAGTGAATTGCATGGAGCGCTCAATTCAAGGGAGGAACATGGCTCTTAAGGTAGATATTCGGAAAGCTTTCGATACCCTGAATTGGGATTTTGTGGAGGTTGTGCTGGATTGCTTTGGTTTCCTTCAAACTTTCAGACACTGGATTAGAGTTATTTTTCAATCTGCCAGAATTTCGGTTCTCTTTAATGGAGAGCAGCATGGTTACTTTGGTTGCTCTCGAGGGGTTCGTCAGGGAGACCCTTTGTCTCCGGTTCTGTTTGCTTTGGCGGAGGAGGTCCTCAGTAGTATGCTCTCGGACGCTGCTGATAGGGGATTCATTGCCCGTATGAGGATGTCCCGCTCTTTGCTTTTTCCCTCTCATCTCCTGTATGCTGATGATGTCCTTCTTTTTTGTAAAGCTACTTGGCGCAGCTGCAGGATGATTGAATCGATTCTTCATATATATGCTTTGGTTTCTGGACAGTTCTGCAATAAGGCCAAATCCAAGGTTTTCTTTGGCAAAGGTGTTTCTGTTCAGCTGAGACGTCGACTACAGCGGGATCTGGGTTTCTCAACTGGTTCCCTTCCTTTTATCTATTTGGGAGTCCCCATTTTTGCTGGTCGTGCTTCTGCTGCCCGTCTTATCAGCACTCGTGATCGCATCATCGCCCATTTTCCTAGATGGCAGGGCATGCAGTTATCTATGGCGGGCCGTCTTTGCCTCGTCACTTCAGTCATTCAGAGCGCGGCTGTTCACAGTATGTTGATATATCGTTGGCCAACTAAGCTTCTTCATGATTTGGATAGAGCTTGTCGGTCGTTTATTTGGACTGGCTGCACTACTTCTAGGCCTAAGTCATCTGTGGCTTGGAATCGAGTTTGCGCCCCCAAGACTCAGGGTGGGCTTAATGTGAAATCCTTTACACACATCAGCCAGAGTTTCATGTTGAGGTTAGGCTGGTTGCTGATTACTGCGGACTCGATGGGTTTTCAGTTGTTTCGCCAACGCTATCTGGATGCGTGCCTAAGACCTCGGTCCCCTTGGTTCTCTTCTACGATTTGGTTGGGCACCCGAGCTGCTATCCAGACTCTCGTCAGCGACACTCATTGTTCTATTGGTTCTGGTTCTACTATTCTTTTTTGGACTGATAACTGGTTAGGGTATCGTCTGGTTGATAGAATCGGCATTCCGGATACTTTTCATCATGCTCTTTTGCAGCCGATCTCGGATTACTACTTTGATTATACCTGGCACTTTACTTTGAATTTTTTGCAGATCTTTCCGGATATTGCCTTTGATATTGTCTCGGTTCCTATTAGCGAGGGAGAGGATCGAAGAGCTTGGACCCATTCTCATTTTGGTGAGGTCTCCGCGTCGCTTGCTTCGGATCATATTCGTCCCTGCTTTCCTACCGTTGATTGGGGTAAGTGGATCTGGGCTCCGTTTATCCCAATGCGGCGTTCCATTGTCACTTGGCGGGTGATTCTGGGGCGTCTTGCGACTGCTAGCTCTCTTCGTCGTTCGGGGCTGGTTGGTCCGGGCTGGTGCCCTCTCTGCCGGAATGCGAATGAGGATATTGATCATCTTTTTTGGGACTGTACTTTTGCTCGACAAATTTGGCGCTCCCTTTTCGGCTGGTTCAGGGTGGATAGTCCGTTGATTCACGACATTGGGAGTCTGCTTCTCTGGGCAATGAAGGTGCAGACTAGCAAGCAGGTTGTAAATCTTTGGCGAATGGGTGTTATGTCCACGATTTGGAGCATCTGGAATATTCGTAACAGAGTTGTATTTGATGCGGCTTCGGTCTCTGAGAGGGCACTTTCGATCcagatcaaatcttttattttggaAACTTCCCAATTATGTACTGGTGAGATGGCTAACTCTGTTGAGGACTTACTGATTCTTCATGGTCTTGGGGTGCCAAGCAGACCTCGTCGCCCGACCtcttttgtttatgttttctggATTCCGCCTCCGACTCCTTGGCGCAAAATCAATATTGATGGCTCGGTTCATGGATCCCCTCCTCTGATTCACGCTGGTGGAGTTATCAGAGATTCTTCTAGCGTTCTGGGTTgttttcatttctctgctggACGTGGTTGGGCTTTTGAGGCAGAGCTGCTTGCCCTCATCATTGCTTTGGAGCAATCTGTCAATCATGGTTGGAGACACGTTTGGATCGAGACTGACTGCGCTTATTTGGTGGATCTTTTCAGTTCTCGGTCAGACACGGTTCCTTGGAGGTTCTTCAGCCGGTGGCGTAAGGTTCTCTCTTCCCTTGCTggttttcattttattatcacTCACATCTACAGGGAAGGGAACCGGGTTGCGGACTGTTTGGCTTCTTCTGTAGCGGAGGAAGGCTATTGGAATTTTACGATCCCGGATATCCTACAGTTGGTGAAGGATGACAGGCGGCAACTTCCTTACATTCGGGTTGTCAATTGA
- the LOC130987852 gene encoding phosphopantothenate--cysteine ligase 2-like, producing the protein MNASNGLGDFEETSNVGIKSFFDSSPPLKDAAEIKKKTEEFMQKNSFSEKTRRIVLVTSGGTTVPLEQRCVRYIDNFSSGHRGATSAEYFLRAGYAVVFLYREGTYQPFCRSLPNNPLLECLEVTKESNITVRPPYDQTVKKAISNSHVAISCGTLLKLSFTTIFEYLQNLQLIASSMSSLGSRALFYLAAAVSDFYVPWESMAVHKIQSSSGPLDMRLAQVPKMLLVLRRDWAPKAFCISFKLETDKEILLKKAGAALEKYNMNMVIANELLTRKEEVIVVTKAGNIVVQRDRTRADADVEEPLINLIVDEHSAACKSLE; encoded by the exons ATGAATGCTTCAAACGGTTTGGGGGATTTTGAAGAAACATCTAATGTTGGTATCAAGTCTTTCTTCGACTCATCCCCTCCTCTAAAGGATGCtgcagaaataaaaaaaaaaactgaagaaTTCATGCAAAAGAATTCATTTTCAG AAAAAACTAGGAGGATAGTGTTGGTGACCTCCGGAGGAACAACTGTTCCTTTGGAGCAACGATGTGTTCGTTATATTGATAATTTCAGCTCAGGCCATCGAGGAGCGACTTCTGCAGA ATATTTCTTGAGAGCTGGATATGCAGTAGTGTTTCTTTATCGCGA AGGCACCTACCAGCCATTTTGTAGATCTCTTCCCAATAATCCATTGCTCGAATGTTTAGAAGTTACTAAAGAATCGAATATTACAG TGCGCCCACCATATGACCAAACAGTCAAGAAAGCTATCAGTAACAGCCATGTG GCAATAAGTTGTGGCACCTTATTGAAACTTTCATTCACTACGATTTTTGAGTATCTTCAG AATTTGCAGTTGATTGCATCATCAATGAGTAGTCTCGGTTCACGCGCACTGTTCTATCTTGCTGCAGCAGTGTCTGATTTTTATGTTCCTTGGGAAAGCATG GCAGTGCATAAGATTCAATCCAGCTCCGGTCCTCTGGACATGAGACTTGCCCAGGTTCCGAAGATGCTGTTGGTGCTGAGGAGAGACTGGGCTCCCAAGGCCTTTTGCATATCATTCAAG CTAGAGACTGATAAGGAGATTCTTCTGAAGAAGGCCGGTGCGGCCCTTGAGAAATACAACATGAACATGGTGATCGCTAACGAGCTCCTAACGCGTAAAGAGGAGGTCATTGTCGTCACCAAGGCTGGAAATATTGTGGTCCAACGAGACAGAACTCGGGCTGATGCTGACGTGGAGGAGCCGCTGATCAACCTCATTGTGGATGAGCATTCTGCTGCTTGTAAAAGCTTAGAGTGA